In Sphingobacterium sp. SRCM116780, the genomic stretch TACATACTTTTCTAACTCATTCCAATAATAAGGAGTATCCGATATACCAGAGTTAATAAAGAAATGTAATAATTTAACCTTAAAATTCGGATTTTCAGCAATTTTGTTGTTATAAAAATCAACAACATCTTCAATACGAATACCTAATCTTGATGTGTAAAATTGAGAATCTGGCTGCTCTTCCGATGCAATACGGATACCCAAAGCACATGGTTCTTCTAATTCAATCTCATCATCATACAGATTAAACTCTTCTTTATTATCTAAAACAGGGATAATATTCTTATACCCATCATGGATCATATCGATGATATACTGTTTATACTGATAAGTCTTAAAACCGTTACAAATAACGGTAATGTCTTTCGTTACGGTACCTTGACGTTCCAAAGAATCAATCATTGGCATATCAAATGCAGATGATGTCTCTAAGTGAATATCATTCTTCAACGCTTCTTCAACGATATGTTTGAAGTGGGAAGACTTTGTACAATAACAGTATTTGTAGGACCCTCTGTAGTTGTGTTTCAAAATTGCGGTTTGAAACAAAATTTTCGCTTGTTGAATTTTTTTGCTGACGATTGGCAAATAAGTAAAACGCAACGGTGTACCGTACGTTTCTATCATTTCCATTAAATTCAAATCGTGGAAATACAATTCGTCGTCGATGATTTCGAATCCGTCTTGCGGAAAACCAACACTTAGGTCAAGAAATTCCTGATAGCTCTGCATTTTTTATTATTTTTGCAAAGATATACTTTCAAGGTGAATACAAGAATAAGGAATGTAAATTATTTTTGTGTTCTATTTCAGGGAGTTGCAAATTTTACTTAATCATTACATGGCGAATTCTATTCAAACCAGACTTATTGAAGTCACTGTTCAAGCTGTAAAAGAGCTTTATCATGCAGAAATTTCTGAAAATCAAATTACTTTGCAAGAAACACGCAAAGAGTTTGAAGGACAAATTACTATTGTAACTTTTCCTGTAACCCGATTTTCTAAGAAATCTCCTGAGCAAACAGGGACTGAGATTGGCGAATATTTGAAAGCAAATATTGCAGAGATTACAGATTTTAATGTTATTAAAGGGTTTTTGAATATTTGCCTTTCAGATCAGTACTGGATTTCTTTATTGAATGATACCATAGTGAAAAGTGATTTTGGTGTATTCCCTTCAAATGGTAAACGATTAATGGTAGAATATTCTTCCCCTAATACAAATAAGCCATTGCATTTAGGGCATATTCGTAACAATCTGTTAGGTTATTCTGTTTCCGAAATTTTAAAAGCATATGGTTATGACGTGATTAAAGCAAATTTGGTTAATGATCGTGGAATCCATATTTGTAAATCCATGTTAGCATGGCAGAAATTTGGAAACGGAGAAACCCCAGAATCAACGGGTATGAAAGGTGACCATTTAGTCGGTAAATATTATGTTGTTTTTGATAAGGAATATAAAAAGGAAATCGAATCGTTAAAAGAAGCTGGTCAATCAGAAGAAGATGCCAAGAAAAATGCACCATTGATTAAAGAAGCACAAGCGATGTTACAACAATGGGAAGCTGGTGATGAGGCTGTGATCGAACTTTGGAAAACGATGAATAGTTGGGTATATGCTGGTTTTGAAAAAACATATAAACAATTGGGCGTTGATTTCGATAAATATTATTACGAATCAAACACCTATTTATTAGGAAAAGATATTATACAAGAAGGTTTAGATAATGGTGTTTTCTTTAGAAAAGAAGATAACTCTGTATGGATTGACTTGACTGCAGAAGGATTAGATGAAAAATTGGTCTTGCGTGGTGACGGAACTTCCGTATATATTACACAAGACTTAGGCACTGCGCAATTAAAATATGATGAATTCAATATGAATGATTCTATTTATGTGGTTGGTAATGAGCAAGATTACCACTTCAAGGTTTTGTTTCTTATTTTGAAAAAATTAGGTAAATCTTGGGCAGATGGTTTATTCCATCTATCCTATGGTATGGTTGATTTACCTTCTGGTAAAATGAAATCTCGTGAGGGTACTGTTGTTGATGCAGATGATTTGATGGATGAAATGATTGAGACTGCAAAAGAACGTACGGAAGAATTGGGGAAAACAGAAGGTCTATCTGAAGAAAACAAGAAAGTGCTTTATAATACTATTGGGATGGGAGCTTTGAAATATTTCTTGTTAAAAGTTGATCCTAAGAAACGGGTATTATTCGATCCAAAGGAATCTGTTGATTTTCAAGGAAATACAGGTCCTTTTATCCAGTACACGTACGCTCGTATTAAATCAGTGCTTTCAAAAGCAAACTTTGATGATAACGCAACAGTATCGATCCCTTCTTCTATATCAGCTTACGAGCGAGACTTGATCATGAGTTTAGGAAATTTTCCGAGTATTATTGAGATTTCAGCTCAAGAATTTAGTCCTGCTCAAATGTCAAATTATATCTATGATGTTGCGAAGTTGTATAATAAATTCTATCATGAAGAGACAATTTTAAAAGCTGAAATTGAAGATGTGAAAAACTTCCGTTTACATTTATCGGCTTCTTCTGCGAGAATTATTGCTAAAGGAATGAATTTATTAGGAATAGAAGTTCCTGAACGTATGTAATTTTAATCATGATGACTCAAAAAATTCGTGTTGGTCTAGTAGGATTTGGTATTTCTGGACAAGTGTTCCATGCTCCTATAATGCGATCCGTTCCTGAACTGGAGTTGGTCAAAGTAACTGCCCGTAAAGAGGAGCAAAAAGTAATTCTAAGAGAAAAATATCCTACAGCAGAAGCTGTAGATCATATCGATGCTATATTAGAAGATGATTCCATTGATTTGGTGGTCATAGCAACCTCAAATGATATGCATTACCCATTTGCTAAGCAAGCACTGCTAGCAGGTAAACATGTTGTGGTTGAAAAACCATTTACTAATACTTCTGAGCAAGCAGATGAATTAATTACGTTAGCGAAAGGAAAAGGTAAAATATTATCTGTATACCATAACTTAAGGTTCAATTCAGACTTTAGAACTATTCTTAATGTGGTGAAAGATGAACGTTTAGGGGGGATTAAAAATTTTGAAGTTCGTTATGATCGTTTTCGTAATCATTTGCGACCAAATGCTTGGCGAGAAGATAACCTACCAGGTTCGGGTATTTTTTATGACCTAGGTGCCCATTTGATTGATCAAACATTACAACTATTTGGTAAACCAAATGCTTTGTTTGCAGATTTAAGTATCCAAAGACCAAGAGCAAAAGCCATTGATCATTTCGAATTGCTACTTTATTACCCTGAAATGCGTGTATCATTAAAAGGAGGGATGTTAGCAAAGGAACCTACGCCTCGTTATACTATCTTTGCTTTAAATGGGAATTTTCTGAAAAATGGAGTAGACTCTCAAGAGGCTTTGCTACGTGCAGGTAAATTTCCTGATGAAGATCCAAATTGGGGAAAAGAGGACCCTGCTATATATGGTAAGCTCAATTTATTACTAGATGGTCAGGATATAGAAGAAACCATTCCGTCCAAATTAGGAAGTTACCCAGATTATTACCAAAATATAGCACATGCTATTTTGGGTAAAGAGAAACTAATCGTAACCCCAGAGCAAGCACGAGATGTTATTCGAATCATTGAATTAGGTGTTCTAAGTCAGGAGAAACGCTGTGTAATACCTTTAGATAATCAATTAATCGCTTACTAAGATATGAAGCAGTATGATGCCATCATAGTAGGTGGAGGAGCGTGTGGTTTGATGTGTGCTGCTCAAGCGGGATTATTGGGGAAAAGTGTCTTAGTGGTTGAACGAAATGATAAAGTAGGTGCAAAAATTTTGATTTCAGGAGGGGGACGATGTAATTACACAAATCTAGGAACAAGTATTGATAATTTCGTTTCCGAAAATCCACAGTTTTTAAAATCCGTATTCAGTCAATGGACAGTTGAGGATACGTTAGATTTTTTTGAATCTCATGGTATTTTTGGAGAAGAAAAAACATTAGGACAATTATTCCCTTCTACGAATAAAGCGAAAGATGTTGTTGCTGTTTTTACGCAGATCCTGTATGATACGAATCAAGATATTGTATTAAATTCGTTAGTTAAAGCTGTCGAAAAAAACGAGGAAGGCTTTCTCATAACCATTGAAAATAAGAAAGGCGAACAGCATTTGAAAACGAAAAAAGTGGTGATGGCAAGTGGAGGACTCCCTGTTTATAAACTAGGTGCATCAGACTTTGCCATCCGCGTTGCAAAAAAATTTGAACTAGCTATTGTGCCAACAGCTCCCGCATTAGTACCCTTAACGATTACTGGAAAAGATGCCGATTGGTATGCTTCTTTAGCAGGCAATTCTGTATTCTCTCGAGTTTATAATAAAGAAATCAGTTTCGAAGAGAATATTTTATTTACACATTGGGGCTTAAGTGGTCCCGCTATTTTACAGATCTCTTCTTATTGGCGTGCAGGTGAAGAGTTTTATATAGACTTGTTACCTCAGTTTAAGTTAGAAGAATTGATTAAAGAAGAACGAAATCAAGGAGGTAAACGTTTGGTGTCTCACATGCTAAATGATTATTTTACAAAAAGAATGGTCGAAGCATTAGGTAAGTTATTACCGATAGAAACTAAAATTGCATCTTTAAGTAAAACAGATGCAAAATTAATTATCGATACCATTCACAAGTTTAAAGTAAAACCAGCAGGAGATAAAGGTTACGATAAAGCTGAAGTTATGCGAGGAGGTGTCTCTACAGCTGCATTAAACCCAAAAACTTTAGAAAGTAAGCAAGTTGCTGGTTTATTTTTTGGAGGTGAAACCGTTGATGTTACAGGCTGGTTAGGGGGATATAATTTCCAATGGGCTTGGGCTTCAGGGTATGCCATAGCACAGGCTATTTAATTCTGCATTTATATTTTTTCTTTTTTTAAAGCTAATAATTTACCAATCTAAATCCTACCTTTGCATTTGAAGCAAACTGGTTCTATCGCTGCTCCTTTTGGAGGAGAGGAAAGTCCGGGCAACGCAGAGCAACACGCTTCCTAACGGGAAGGATGCTGCATAGCAGTAGACAGAAAGTGCCACAGAAAATATACCGCTTTTAGGAGTAAGGGTGAAAACGTGAGGTAAGAGCTCACGGTCTTGTATGGTAACATGCATTACGGTAAACCTCGTGTGTTGAAAGACCAAATAGGTTACGAAACTCGAAGGCTGCTCGTCTTCTTTTAGGTTCACCTAAGATTCGTAATGGGTAGGTTGATGGAGCTAGTCAGTGATGACTAGCCTAGATAAATGATAGAAATTCCGTTTTTTCGGTTTACAGAACCCGGCTTATAAGGTTTGCTTCTTTTTTATTATATTACCGATAATTTAGATAACACCTTATTAGCAGGTAAATAAAACTTATTTATGAGTACCATATTAATTATTGATGACGAACGAGCTATCAGAAATTCATTAAGAGACATCTTAGAATATGAAGATTACAATCTATTGGATGTAGATAATGGGATTGATGGTTTAGAAATTATTAAGAAGGAAAAAATAGATCTTGTTCTCTGTGATATTAAGATGAACAAAATGGATGGCATGGAAGTTCTGGAAACAGCTCAAAAAACAAATCCAGACCTCCCTTTTATTATGATTTCTGGACATGGTACGATAGAAACTGCTGTAGAAGCAGCAAAAAAGGGTGCTTTCGACTTTTTAGAAAAACCTTTAGATCTTAATCGCCTATTAATCACCGTTAGAAATGGCTTGGAGAAAGTTTCTTTGGTTACAGAGACAAAAGTTTTAAAGAAAAAAGTAACAAGCTATAAAACCAAAGAAATTCTAGGTAAATCAGATGCAATTTCTCGAATTAAGGAAACAATTGACCGTGTAGCTCCTACAGAAGCACGTGTATTAATTACAGGAGCCAATGGTTCTGGAAAGGAATTAGTTGCTCGTTGGTTACATGAAAAATCTAACCGTGGGGAAGGTCCTTTAATTGAAGTTAACTGTGCTGCAATTCCATCAGAACTAATTGAATCGGAACTATTTGGTCATGAAAAAGGATCTTTTACTTCTGCAATTAAGCAACGACTAGGTAAATTTGAGCTAGCGACTAATGGTACCTTATTCTTAGATGAAATAGGAGACATGAGCCTTTCAGCTCAAGCGAAGGTATTAAGAGCTTTACAAGAACATAAAATCACTCGGGTAGGGGGTGATAAAGAAATAGATGTCAATGTTCGTGTTGTTGCTGCAACGAATAAAAACCTGTTGAAGGAGATTGATGCAGGAAATTTTAGAATGGATTTGTACCATCGTCTTTCCGTTATTTTAATTCATGTTCCATCTCTAACAGAAAGAGTAGATGATATCCCTTTATTGTCTAAGAATTTTTGTGAAGAAATATGTAATGAATACGGGGTTCCTGTGAAAGAAATTACTTCAGCTGCATTAAAAGAATTAAGCAACTTACCTTGGACAGGTAATATCCGTGAATTACGTAACATGATTGAACGTCTCATCATTTTAAGTGATAAATCAATTACAGATAGAGATGTTATTGCTTTTGCAAATCCTTCAAATACGGTTAATGCCGTTTCCGCTATTAATAATAACGAAGATGTAAGAAATAATACGGAACATCATAATGGAGAAAGAGTTAATCTTGATAATTTTGCTTCATTCCAAGACTTTAAAGATTTCGCGGAGCGAGAATTTATAAAATATAAATTGGAAAAGAATACATGGAATGTTTCTAAAACTGCTGACGATTTAGATATACAGCGGAGCCATTTATATAGTAAGATTGAAAAATTTGGTCTTAAACGAGATTAAAAAAAGAGCTTGATTTTATGAATCAAGCTCTTTTTTTAATAACTCAAGTATTTTATTTGCAGATATTTCTGAATAGTCGGTAATGTAAGCATCGCATAAGGGTAATTGGTCTTTGCTATGTGATGATAGTACGCCAATGACTTTCATTCCTGCCTGAATAGCGGCAGTGATGCCTGAAAAAGAGTCTTCAAAAACGATGCATTCCGCTGGAGTTACCTGTAGATTTTCAGCGGACTTTAAGTATACTTCAGGATGTGGTTTATGCAACGAAACATCTTCACTACTTAAGAGAGAATCCATCTTAGAACGAATATGCAATGCATCTAAAATCAAGTCCATATTTTCTTTAGGAGCTGATGTAGCTACTCCAGTTTTGAAACTATGTGCTTTCAAATCGTCTAAAAATTCTAAATAGCCTTTAATCGGAGACACTTGTTCTTTATAAATAACTCTAAAAAGTTGCTCCTTTTCAAATTCTAGATCTTTTAATTCATTTTTAGCTATAGGACGTTTGAAAAAATATTGCATGATATAACTATTATGTTTACCATACATATGTTTCTCAAATTCTTCTTCATTACTTTGAATATTGTAATTTTTAAAAAAAGCCTCAAAGGCCTGAGCATGATAAGGGTTCGTGTCACAAATTACCCCATCCATATCGAAAATAACAGCATAATTATTCATGTTACGAAGGTACATCTTTGGTTATCATATTATGAATGGTAAGGTAAGCCTTTTGTGATCTTAAAGTAAGTTTTTGTTAAGCATAAGGTTTACATTACATCAATTGATCTGCTATCTTTTAATCCACTTTACCACATAGATAGACTTATTGTATAGGTAACGTAAATTTGCTTCGATCAGCACTATTTATATTCGTATGAAACTCTACAAAATCAATAAAAGATTCCGCAGGATATGTTCCATCATTAATAACTAATTTTCTGTTGAAGTACAGTTTTCCATCTTTAATCTCATTTGTTACTTCATATTTCCCCATTATACAAGAAAATACTTGTTTTTCTATTGGAATGGTAAGTTTTATCGATTGTGGGAGATCGATTATAATACGATCTATCTCCGTAAATGCTCGATTGATATATACTTCTTTTTGTCTATTTTTTATTGCGCTAAGTGTTGATCGTATATTAAAAATATTCGGATGTATGATTATTTTTCCATCGGATTTTACTGCATAGTTTTTAATAAAAACATCTATTTTTTCATTAATGGAGGGTTTTGCCGATTTGTTTTCGGTATATTGAATTTTATCGAAATTGATATTATCAATATTATAATAATTGGCAAGCAACTTCGGTTTTTCTGGTGTTGACGCTAAGATAACATCATAATGATTACTGTAGGTTGTACCAGAAAAGGTTGTTGATACATTTCCCGTTAAATTGCCATTATCATCGAGTTTCAAATGTGCTTCGCGTATTTGATTATTATCTTCGACAGTATATTTAGGGGTTTTCAGGATCTTGCCTCCATCAGGAGTGCACGCTAATACAAGACGATCGTCAGTAAAATCATCTAAAAAGCCAAAAGGTAAAGTTTGACTTGTACACTCTAGCCATGTTGTGTCATTGGCGAATGGAAGACAAAGGATAATATGATTACCGTCCAATACATTAGCAAATGTTGCATTGATATCACGTTTCATACTACCAGCTTCAACGATACAATAATAGGAAGGAATATCAGCAAATGATAATAGATTCTGCATATAATTGGCTAATGCTTTACAATCACCATATCCTAAACGATCGACTTCTGATGCAGGAAAAGGCTCTAATCCTCCTATGCCAATTTGAACACTGATATAGCGTGTCTTATTTTGCATATATTCATAGATTAATTTTGCCTTTTCTTTTGGTGAAGTCACATTTTTAGTCAAATTTATAACTTCAGTTTTGACAGAAGGAGATAAATTTTGTTTACCACTGAGTAAGCTGGTATTCATCCATAAACCAAATTCTTTCCAGTCTTTAAAACTACCTTCTTTGTCGTAATAAACAAATTTCTCTGGAACGACTTGAACCCTTGGAGCATATTTTAACGGGTTAGGGGAATAAGATTCTAATCTTTGGGCCGCCAGATTCTCAACTTTCCAGGTTTGAATTATTCCTTTATCAGTCTCTGTTTTCTCAATTGTATTATTGTAATTAAGGCTATTTATTCGAACTTGAGTTTGTTTAGGTGTTATTAATTCAAAAGAGCTTTTTTCTACGGATACGTTTTCATTGTATGACGGATCCCACACAGGTAAAGCTAGATTTTGTTTGTGACGAATTTCATATTTGTATTCAATTGTATAAGGATATTCAGTTTGTTGAGGGGTATAAAATTTAACCCTTACATCTGCATATAATGTACCATTATCGACTGCACTTTTATCATTAAAATCTTTTGCAGTAATTTTTCTAGTGGCTAAACCAAATTCATTATAAACAGTTCCTTTAAGTTCTTTTATCGATGTATTCTTATTATAATAGATGGGCAAATTGGCATAAATATCTCCATTCTTATTGTAAACGGTTATTGCTTTGTTGAGAATTTCTACAACTTGATTGTTGGGTAATATTTCCAATGAAAGTTTTTCTTCTCTAATTGTGGCTGCCGCACGAGTTTTTAGTTTTGAAGGTATGTTTTCTACAGCATAATTGGTTTGCGCAATGGTTACTTGAGTAGAAATAATAGTTAATAGAAAAAGATAAATTCTCATTATTTTGATTGGATCTTAAAATCAATTTTTTGTTGTTGTATTTTTTTTGATAGGAGTTCTTTCAAGTGAAAATATTCATCCACATCGTATATAGGTTTGTTGAAAGCTGTATTTTGAGAAAATATAAAAGAACCATTTTCAAAGGAAGCCATATATCTATATTTTGCGGATCCTTCGGGTAATGTTAATGCTATTTTCTTTGGTAAATCAGCTATTTCAAGTGTTTCGGGAATTTTAATTTCAACTTGATAATTTTCTTGCGTTAAAAAACCTAGATCTACTGGATAGGTACGCTCCATTAAATTAAAAGGATTTTTGGTCGTTTTGTCAATCAAAGTTGGATTAAGAATCCAATAATTTGCTTGGTCATTTTTAGGAAGAGCCACATCAATATCAAACCTTTCGATTAATATATTATCTATACTATCCAAATTGAATATTTCATGATTTTTTAAATTGAATTTTTCTAGCTTTTCATCCATTTTTTCATTGTACTCTTCTAAGCTATTGAAAGATTTCATTTCTTGCCTTTTATTCAATGCTTTATTTCCTGAATAGTTAATTTCTAAATTTCCTTTTAAATGTCCTTGCTCTGTGATTTCACCTTTAAAGCTATAAAGAGTAATCGAGGTCAGTGCACTTTTAAGTGGTATCCACTCAGAAGATTTTTTGGAATAAATAACACGTCCTCTTTCATTCATACAACGAATGGGAATGGAACCGAAAGGAGATAGTGGTTCAGATGCATCTAAGAGAAAATCTTGTCCATTAATTTTTGCAAGGACAATGACATAGTCAAAATCTGAAAGTACTGGGAATTTAGGATTTGGAAACCCATTATCACGCGTAGATAGAATGACAGGATATGCTTCAATAGAAGCTGCCTGGAGAGCTGCAATTAGCGCTAAGTTAATATCAGCTACATTACCTGATCGTTTCTTTAAAGCATCTTCTATTCCTTCTTGTGCATACTTACCAATGTAGTGGTTCCATTTGATTTGTTTCGCAATATAATTGTAAAGCAATTTTGCCTTCGTATAATTATCATTTGCAGTAGCCGTGATTTGAGGAATTATGTCTTTGAATAATTCTTTATTTTTTATTTGACCTCCAAATGTTTTTTCATTCATTAATTCTATATCAACATCTTTCCATTCTTTTGAAAAATTCTTAATATTTCCATTGGGATATCTGATAGAAGCCAACTCATAATAAATTGCAGATTTGAAATTATTAGCGGCAGTCATGTAATCTTCTTCTATAAAGGCAGGGATATTTTGCATCGTATAGATTAACTTAGAACAATCCATTCGAGCTCCACCAAGGAAGATACAATCTGCTAAACGTTCGGATTTTTGATCTGTAAGTTTATAAAAACCTCTCAGCACAACATTATAATCAAAAGAAGCGGGTATGACTGCAATATACTTACTAGCTACTTTTGGGATATCATCTTGAAATACCCAAGTTTTGAAATTGAAATAATTGTAATAATTAATGGTGTAAGTAACTTCTATAATAGATCCTTCTTTAATATTGGGTAGTGTGAACTTATTGAGATTTATGTTTTCAGATTTTTTTTCTTTAAATACTTTAGACTTATCTAGATCAGTACGGATGATTTTGCCATTTTCTAGATTGTATGTTGTCCCTTTTACACTGGTAAAATAATCTTCACTCTGACTACTGTATTTACTGGTTGGAACGACAAAATTAGCTTTATCAAAACCTTCTTTATTAAAAATTTTAATAACAACATGATATTCATGTATTAAGCGCGGTTGGTTGGTATAATCATCCACAACAAAGCTAGATCTTCCCTCTTCACGAAGGACTACAGCATTAGCATTACTATCAATCACATTGCGATCAAAATTAAGATCATCATATGTGATTTTACCAAACTCAAATTCTTGAGAATAAGTTTTTGAAAATAGAAAAAATGTTAAAAATATAGTAAATATTTGGCGTATCATATAAGTCTGATTGACATTAAATAAATATGATACGAATATATAACTTAGAAATCTTTTTTTTATTGAAATAATTACTTATTGATTTATTTTTTTAAAAGATCATGAATCGTAAGAGCGATTGCATGCACGTCTTCTCCATCTTCAAGAAGAGAGAAGGCAATATATGTTGCATAAATTTCAATACTGAATTTTTCATGTTTATCAGCAATAAATGCATCGATTTGTTGTTCTGTGCAATCGAATCCTATTTGCTGTAATTCATTGAATAAATTTGTCGAAATAGTGGCATGATCTTCACCACTTGCAAATGCTACAAGTATGTGAAATAGAAATTTATCAACAATTTCATTATCAGATTTTTTAAAGAGGGATAAAATATGTTGATAATCAAACTTTGTTTTGGCACTATTGACAATACTGTCCCAAATTTCGTGTTTTACAGATGCTTCCATAGCTAAGCTGTTTTTTAGTTTAGTTGGTTTCTTAAATATACCTAAAAAAACAATTGATACAGAAATTTTGTTTGATTTAATTTTTTTTCAAAAAGAAAGAGACCCGAAAGCCTCTTCTTATTATTATATTAATATATGGTTAATCTTATTTGGATGAAATCAATTCGTATAAAGAAAATAAAGCTTCTCCTAATAAACAGCCTATCATTAGTCCAAGAATTATTGATAGACCTATTTTTACCCAGGAAGTTTGTTTGATGATTAATTTCATGCTGCGAACTTCGTTATTTGCTTGCTGATCTGCATATTTT encodes the following:
- a CDS encoding arginine decarboxylase yields the protein MQSYQEFLDLSVGFPQDGFEIIDDELYFHDLNLMEMIETYGTPLRFTYLPIVSKKIQQAKILFQTAILKHNYRGSYKYCYCTKSSHFKHIVEEALKNDIHLETSSAFDMPMIDSLERQGTVTKDITVICNGFKTYQYKQYIIDMIHDGYKNIIPVLDNKEEFNLYDDEIELEEPCALGIRIASEEQPDSQFYTSRLGIRIEDVVDFYNNKIAENPNFKVKLLHFFINSGISDTPYYWNELEKYVTLYCKFKKVNPDLDTLDIGGGMPFKDSLVHDFDYEYMVNEIVNRIKQICAQHDVMEPDIITEFGKYTVAEASGILYKVLGRKLQNDREKWFMIDGSFITNLPDVWALNQKYILLPINNWDSEYERVNLGGITCDGQDYYNQEAHTSSVFMPKTRKVQYLGFFHTGAYQDVLSGYGGIHHCLLPSPKHVIIRRNRDETFNYEVFGEEQNSKQVMKLLGYQ
- the argS gene encoding arginine--tRNA ligase — encoded protein: MANSIQTRLIEVTVQAVKELYHAEISENQITLQETRKEFEGQITIVTFPVTRFSKKSPEQTGTEIGEYLKANIAEITDFNVIKGFLNICLSDQYWISLLNDTIVKSDFGVFPSNGKRLMVEYSSPNTNKPLHLGHIRNNLLGYSVSEILKAYGYDVIKANLVNDRGIHICKSMLAWQKFGNGETPESTGMKGDHLVGKYYVVFDKEYKKEIESLKEAGQSEEDAKKNAPLIKEAQAMLQQWEAGDEAVIELWKTMNSWVYAGFEKTYKQLGVDFDKYYYESNTYLLGKDIIQEGLDNGVFFRKEDNSVWIDLTAEGLDEKLVLRGDGTSVYITQDLGTAQLKYDEFNMNDSIYVVGNEQDYHFKVLFLILKKLGKSWADGLFHLSYGMVDLPSGKMKSREGTVVDADDLMDEMIETAKERTEELGKTEGLSEENKKVLYNTIGMGALKYFLLKVDPKKRVLFDPKESVDFQGNTGPFIQYTYARIKSVLSKANFDDNATVSIPSSISAYERDLIMSLGNFPSIIEISAQEFSPAQMSNYIYDVAKLYNKFYHEETILKAEIEDVKNFRLHLSASSARIIAKGMNLLGIEVPERM
- a CDS encoding oxidoreductase translates to MMTQKIRVGLVGFGISGQVFHAPIMRSVPELELVKVTARKEEQKVILREKYPTAEAVDHIDAILEDDSIDLVVIATSNDMHYPFAKQALLAGKHVVVEKPFTNTSEQADELITLAKGKGKILSVYHNLRFNSDFRTILNVVKDERLGGIKNFEVRYDRFRNHLRPNAWREDNLPGSGIFYDLGAHLIDQTLQLFGKPNALFADLSIQRPRAKAIDHFELLLYYPEMRVSLKGGMLAKEPTPRYTIFALNGNFLKNGVDSQEALLRAGKFPDEDPNWGKEDPAIYGKLNLLLDGQDIEETIPSKLGSYPDYYQNIAHAILGKEKLIVTPEQARDVIRIIELGVLSQEKRCVIPLDNQLIAY
- a CDS encoding NAD(P)/FAD-dependent oxidoreductase, with the translated sequence MKQYDAIIVGGGACGLMCAAQAGLLGKSVLVVERNDKVGAKILISGGGRCNYTNLGTSIDNFVSENPQFLKSVFSQWTVEDTLDFFESHGIFGEEKTLGQLFPSTNKAKDVVAVFTQILYDTNQDIVLNSLVKAVEKNEEGFLITIENKKGEQHLKTKKVVMASGGLPVYKLGASDFAIRVAKKFELAIVPTAPALVPLTITGKDADWYASLAGNSVFSRVYNKEISFEENILFTHWGLSGPAILQISSYWRAGEEFYIDLLPQFKLEELIKEERNQGGKRLVSHMLNDYFTKRMVEALGKLLPIETKIASLSKTDAKLIIDTIHKFKVKPAGDKGYDKAEVMRGGVSTAALNPKTLESKQVAGLFFGGETVDVTGWLGGYNFQWAWASGYAIAQAI
- a CDS encoding sigma-54-dependent transcriptional regulator, whose translation is MSTILIIDDERAIRNSLRDILEYEDYNLLDVDNGIDGLEIIKKEKIDLVLCDIKMNKMDGMEVLETAQKTNPDLPFIMISGHGTIETAVEAAKKGAFDFLEKPLDLNRLLITVRNGLEKVSLVTETKVLKKKVTSYKTKEILGKSDAISRIKETIDRVAPTEARVLITGANGSGKELVARWLHEKSNRGEGPLIEVNCAAIPSELIESELFGHEKGSFTSAIKQRLGKFELATNGTLFLDEIGDMSLSAQAKVLRALQEHKITRVGGDKEIDVNVRVVAATNKNLLKEIDAGNFRMDLYHRLSVILIHVPSLTERVDDIPLLSKNFCEEICNEYGVPVKEITSAALKELSNLPWTGNIRELRNMIERLIILSDKSITDRDVIAFANPSNTVNAVSAINNNEDVRNNTEHHNGERVNLDNFASFQDFKDFAEREFIKYKLEKNTWNVSKTADDLDIQRSHLYSKIEKFGLKRD
- a CDS encoding HAD family hydrolase is translated as MNNYAVIFDMDGVICDTNPYHAQAFEAFFKNYNIQSNEEEFEKHMYGKHNSYIMQYFFKRPIAKNELKDLEFEKEQLFRVIYKEQVSPIKGYLEFLDDLKAHSFKTGVATSAPKENMDLILDALHIRSKMDSLLSSEDVSLHKPHPEVYLKSAENLQVTPAECIVFEDSFSGITAAIQAGMKVIGVLSSHSKDQLPLCDAYITDYSEISANKILELLKKELDS
- a CDS encoding DUF3857 domain-containing protein: MRIYLFLLTIISTQVTIAQTNYAVENIPSKLKTRAAATIREEKLSLEILPNNQVVEILNKAITVYNKNGDIYANLPIYYNKNTSIKELKGTVYNEFGLATRKITAKDFNDKSAVDNGTLYADVRVKFYTPQQTEYPYTIEYKYEIRHKQNLALPVWDPSYNENVSVEKSSFELITPKQTQVRINSLNYNNTIEKTETDKGIIQTWKVENLAAQRLESYSPNPLKYAPRVQVVPEKFVYYDKEGSFKDWKEFGLWMNTSLLSGKQNLSPSVKTEVINLTKNVTSPKEKAKLIYEYMQNKTRYISVQIGIGGLEPFPASEVDRLGYGDCKALANYMQNLLSFADIPSYYCIVEAGSMKRDINATFANVLDGNHIILCLPFANDTTWLECTSQTLPFGFLDDFTDDRLVLACTPDGGKILKTPKYTVEDNNQIREAHLKLDDNGNLTGNVSTTFSGTTYSNHYDVILASTPEKPKLLANYYNIDNINFDKIQYTENKSAKPSINEKIDVFIKNYAVKSDGKIIIHPNIFNIRSTLSAIKNRQKEVYINRAFTEIDRIIIDLPQSIKLTIPIEKQVFSCIMGKYEVTNEIKDGKLYFNRKLVINDGTYPAESFIDFVEFHTNINSADRSKFTLPIQ